The following are encoded together in the Bacillota bacterium genome:
- a CDS encoding 4Fe-4S dicluster domain-containing protein, which translates to MAEYAVLIDTRFCTGCNTCFYKCIQENRLHGAAAQGIARTTVLIRDEGMYHHRCMHCKDPSCAAVCPTGALARTGYGAVLYDVSLCIGCRSCVAACPFHVPQWNEARKEIVKCSLCAHRIQVQGTGKVQPACVEACPTGALMFGEFDTLAAAAEKIAAEEKLHLYGRAENGGTRLFVLTKEDPLAVGYPRVPRDPAGSREVKTVGGVVVGAAAVAALAYAGFKKYSERRSRMESGDQKLRG; encoded by the coding sequence ATGGCGGAATATGCGGTTCTCATTGACACCAGGTTCTGCACCGGCTGCAACACCTGTTTTTACAAGTGCATTCAGGAGAACAGGCTCCATGGTGCAGCAGCCCAGGGAATTGCCAGGACCACGGTCCTGATCAGGGATGAGGGAATGTATCATCACAGGTGCATGCACTGTAAGGACCCTTCCTGTGCTGCGGTTTGCCCTACAGGGGCCCTCGCCCGGACCGGGTACGGGGCGGTTCTCTATGATGTAAGCCTCTGCATCGGCTGCAGGTCCTGTGTCGCGGCCTGCCCTTTCCACGTTCCGCAGTGGAATGAGGCCCGCAAAGAGATCGTGAAGTGCAGCCTGTGTGCCCACAGGATTCAGGTGCAGGGCACAGGGAAGGTTCAGCCCGCCTGCGTGGAGGCCTGCCCCACAGGCGCCCTGATGTTTGGAGAATTTGACACCCTTGCGGCGGCCGCAGAAAAGATTGCCGCGGAGGAGAAGCTCCACCTTTACGGGCGCGCCGAAAACGGGGGGACGCGCCTGTTTGTTCTTACAAAGGAAGACCCCCTTGCCGTTGGCTACCCCAGGGTGCCCCGGGATCCTGCAGGGAGCAGGGAAGTTAAGACCGTCGGCGGCGTTGTAGTCGGGGCCGCGGCCGTGGCTGCGCTGGCCTACGCGGGTTTCAAGAAGTATAGTGAGCGCCGGAGCCGGATGGAGTCCGGTGACCAGAAGTTGCGAGGCTAA
- a CDS encoding molecular chaperone TorD family protein codes for MGEGLAGGSREHPVPAEGRAVVYGLLARALDYPGEDLAAELVAGEFVARLRWAGTGLIGEECLAGEAGAIADYTASFTDRDGERRLLLELQKDYTRLSFASKPRLVPLFESVYREGKLLQESTFEVARLYHEAGLRLRPGFTLPPDHIALELECMAYLCFQEAVAAGVQDGEKREKEAVRLQREVLGQHLGEFGARFAERLKAHAGTSFYRSVARLLADFLAREETRLLPVPG; via the coding sequence ATGGGAGAAGGACTTGCGGGCGGCTCCCGGGAGCACCCTGTTCCTGCTGAGGGGCGCGCGGTGGTTTACGGACTCCTTGCCCGGGCGCTGGATTACCCCGGCGAGGACCTGGCGGCAGAACTGGTTGCAGGAGAGTTTGTGGCAAGACTGCGATGGGCAGGGACGGGGTTGATCGGGGAGGAGTGCCTGGCCGGGGAGGCTGGTGCCATTGCAGATTACACGGCTTCTTTCACGGATCGGGACGGGGAAAGGAGGCTTCTTCTGGAGCTCCAGAAGGACTACACCCGGCTTTCCTTTGCTTCGAAACCGCGCCTTGTTCCTCTCTTCGAATCAGTGTACCGGGAAGGAAAGCTTTTGCAGGAATCCACTTTTGAGGTGGCCAGGCTTTACCACGAGGCCGGGCTCAGGTTGCGGCCCGGCTTCACGCTTCCCCCGGACCACATTGCCCTGGAACTGGAGTGCATGGCATACCTTTGCTTTCAGGAGGCGGTGGCTGCGGGGGTGCAGGATGGTGAGAAAAGGGAAAAGGAGGCCGTGAGACTGCAACGGGAAGTGCTGGGGCAGCACCTGGGGGAATTTGGGGCGCGCTTTGCGGAGCGGTTAAAGGCCCATGCAGGCACCTCTTTTTACCGGAGCGTGGCGCGCCTCCTGGCGGACTTCCTGGCCCGGGAGGAGACGCGTCTTCTCCCGGTTCCCGGCTGA
- a CDS encoding aldehyde dehydrogenase family protein yields MKNINSDYRIDLLIDNKEIPTQQYVQVRDPGKLTDIVGTVAIGTGADVDQAVTAAHKAFLSWRNVDVKERIEKILATVAVLEDSMSELVPLLVREHGGMLWEAETDFLKGAANLRYYSGLVENFLKPEQIENDASWMSIEKVPKGVVGVIVPWNMPVVLTMMKLAPALVTGNTVVVKPSPTAPIALSILLKRMAAVLPDGVINVVTGGADVGIALTRHPLVKKVAFTGGIETGKEVMRNASSSLTLKAITLELGGNDPAIVLDDVNPVDIIPKLLKGIYTRAGQICYAVKRIYVPQSMVDKFFNTLCEFVDEYKVGHGLDPRASFGPLNNKKQFTFVKNLIERTKNSGAIVRELGSKLDPEGWDNGYYILPHVVKTESHSSEIVSCEQFGPVIPIVPYRTIEEAIEFANETEYGLCSSVWSSDFQRALDVARKIEAGSTFINTHSFESTTLGMPFGGVKNSGIGREMAGELTLSAYIDYHSIRYLK; encoded by the coding sequence ATGAAAAATATAAACTCGGATTATAGAATCGACCTGCTTATTGATAATAAAGAAATACCAACGCAACAGTACGTTCAAGTAAGGGACCCTGGAAAACTTACTGATATCGTTGGTACAGTTGCAATAGGTACTGGTGCAGATGTGGATCAGGCGGTAACCGCTGCCCATAAAGCGTTTCTGTCCTGGAGAAACGTTGACGTCAAGGAAAGAATAGAGAAGATACTTGCGACTGTAGCCGTACTGGAAGATTCCATGTCCGAGCTGGTACCTCTTCTGGTAAGAGAGCATGGAGGCATGTTGTGGGAAGCAGAAACCGATTTTCTTAAAGGTGCCGCCAATTTGAGATACTATTCTGGCCTGGTAGAAAATTTTCTAAAGCCAGAACAAATTGAAAATGACGCCAGCTGGATGAGCATTGAGAAGGTACCAAAAGGTGTGGTTGGCGTAATCGTTCCTTGGAATATGCCAGTCGTCTTGACCATGATGAAATTGGCTCCTGCTTTGGTAACGGGTAATACCGTCGTAGTTAAGCCCTCACCAACAGCACCGATCGCTTTAAGTATTCTCTTGAAAAGAATGGCAGCAGTGTTACCAGACGGGGTAATCAACGTAGTAACCGGAGGCGCTGATGTTGGCATAGCCCTGACTCGACATCCATTGGTGAAAAAGGTGGCCTTCACCGGAGGCATTGAAACAGGTAAAGAAGTAATGAGAAATGCCTCCAGTTCCTTAACCCTTAAAGCGATTACTCTAGAATTAGGTGGTAACGATCCGGCAATCGTTCTGGATGATGTTAACCCGGTAGATATTATTCCCAAGTTATTAAAGGGAATTTATACAAGGGCCGGTCAAATTTGTTATGCCGTCAAACGGATCTATGTTCCCCAGAGCATGGTTGATAAATTCTTTAACACGCTTTGCGAATTCGTGGACGAGTACAAAGTAGGTCATGGTTTAGACCCACGCGCATCGTTCGGGCCTTTGAACAATAAAAAACAATTCACCTTCGTCAAAAATCTTATTGAAAGGACTAAGAATAGCGGCGCTATCGTTAGAGAACTGGGATCCAAGCTGGACCCGGAGGGCTGGGATAATGGCTACTACATTCTACCGCACGTAGTAAAAACCGAGTCTCACTCCTCAGAAATTGTCTCTTGCGAGCAATTCGGTCCGGTAATACCAATTGTCCCTTACAGAACGATTGAAGAAGCGATTGAATTTGCGAATGAGACAGAATATGGCCTTTGCTCATCCGTCTGGTCCAGCGATTTCCAGAGAGCATTGGATGTAGCCAGAAAAATCGAAGCGGGTTCGACGTTCATCAACACACATAGTTTTGAATCAACCACCTTAGGCATGCCGTTCGGTGGAGTAAAAAATAGCGGTATTGGCAGAGAAATGGCTGGCGAGCTAACGTTATCGGCATATATTGACTACCATTCCATAAGGTATCTGAAATAG